One window from the genome of Pleurodeles waltl isolate 20211129_DDA unplaced genomic scaffold, aPleWal1.hap1.20221129 scaffold_37, whole genome shotgun sequence encodes:
- the LOC138276125 gene encoding antifreeze protein Maxi-like → MMEAGVVAASVEARVVATYVEAGVVAASVEAGVVAASVEAGVVAASVEARVVAASVEAGVAAAWVEAGVVDAWVEAGVVALSVEAGVVAASVEAGVVAASVEAGVVAASVEAGVVAASVDAGVVAASVEAGVVAASVEAGVVTALVEAGVVTALVEAGAVAALVEAGVVAASVEAGVVAASVEAGVVAASVEAGVVAASVETGVVASMVVGLAI, encoded by the coding sequence ATGATGGAAGCGGGAGTAGTGGCAGCATCGGTGGAAGCGCGAGTAGTGGCAACATATGTGGAAGCTGGAGTAGTGGCAGCATCGGTGGAAGCTGGAGTAGTGGCAGCATCGGTGGAAGCTGGAGTAGTGGCAGCATCGGTGGAAGCGAGAGTAGTGGCAGCATCGGTGGAAGCGGGAGTAGCGGCAGCATGGGTGGAAGCAGGAGTAGTGGACGCATGGGTGGAAGCTGGAGTAGTGGCATTATCGGTGGAAGCGGGAGTAGTGGCAGCATCGGTGGAAGCGGGAGTAGTAGCAGCATCGGTAGAAGCGGGAGTAGTAGCAGCATCGGTGGAAGCGGGAGTAGTGGCAGCATCTGTGGATGCGGGAGTAGTGGCAGCATCGGTGGAAGCTGGAGTAGTGGCAGCATCGGTGGAAGCGGGAGTAGTGACAGCATTGGTGGAAGCTGGAGTAGTAACAGCATTGGTggaagctggagcagtggcagcatTGGTGGAAGCGGGAGTAGTGGCAGCATCGGTGGAAGCAGGAGTAGTGGCAGCATCGGTGGAAGCGGGAGTAGTAGCAGCATCGGTGGAAGCTGGAGTAGTGGCAGCATCAGTGGAAACTGGAGTAGTCGCATCTATGGTGGTGGGGCTGGCCATTTAG
- the LOC138276126 gene encoding antifreeze protein Maxi-like encodes MMEAGVVAASVEARVVATYVEAGVVAASVEAGVVAASVEAGVVAASVEARVVAASVEAGVVAAWVEAGVVDAWVEAGVVAVSMEAGVVAASVEAGVVAASVEAGVVAASVEAGVVAASVDAGVVAASVEAGVVAASVEAGVVAA; translated from the coding sequence ATGATGGAAGCGGGAGTAGTGGCAGCATCGGTGGAAGCGCGAGTAGTGGCAACATATGTGGAAGCTGGAGTAGTGGCAGCATCGGTGGAAGCTGGAGTAGTGGCAGCATCGGTGGAAGCTGGAGTAGTGGCAGCATCGGTGGAAGCGAGAGTAGTGGCAGCATCGGTGGAAGCGGGAGTAGTGGCAGCATGGGTGGAAGCAGGAGTAGTGGACGCATGGGTGGAAGCTGGAGTAGTGGCAGTATCGATGGAAGCGGGAGTAGTGGCAGCATCGGTGGAAGCAGGAGTAGTGGCAGCATCGGTAGAAGCGGGAGTAGTGGCAGCATCGGTGGAAGCGGGAGTAGTGGCAGCATCGGTGGATGCGGGAGTAGTGGCAGCATCGGTGGAAGCGGGAGTAGTGGCAGCATCGGTGGAAGCGGGAGTAGTGGCAGCATGA